A part of Ascochyta rabiei chromosome 3, complete sequence genomic DNA contains:
- a CDS encoding Cysteine synthase gives MPDCTRYYVAGAFLAGIALTAAYNRRTTDLSTNVKSQDDPKQQHKLLSRLSKINDLDTLKKTLVELESSLAKGEGAGDIKNGIEGCIGDTPLIKIKSLSEYTGCDILVKAEFLNGAGNSPKDRVALSIIEMAEEKGLLVPNSGDTIYEGTVGSTGISLAAICRARGYKAHICMPNDMAVEKSDILLKLGAEVERVKPAPIVDQKQFVNLARTRAAEHTASVDKPGRGLFADQFETEANWRAHFTGTGPEIYEQTGGSLDAFVSGAGTGGTISGVALFLKSRLPDIKIVLADPPGSGLFNRVKYGVMFDPKEREGTRRRHQVDTIVEGIGINRVTHNFDVGRELIDDAIRVNDDQATAMARWLVEHDGIFVGSSSAVNCVAATKLAKQLGPGHRIVTLLCDSGARHLSKFWAQTKPVGGAENDVSLEQVLNT, from the exons ATGCCTGATTGCACCAGGTATTATGTTGCTGGAGCATTCCTCGCCGGGATAGCTCTGACTGCAGCTTACAACCGGCGGACAACAGATTTGTCGACAAATGTCAAATCTCAAGACGACCCAAAGCAGCAGCACAAGCTGCTTTCTAGATTGTCCAAAATCAACGATCTGGATACGCTGAAGAAGACACTGGTGGAGCTCGAAAGCTCGTTGGCGAAAGGCGAAGGCGCTGGTGACATCAAAAATGGCATTGAAGGCTGCATTGGCGACACGCCACTTATCAAAATCAAATCGCTGTCCGAGTACACGGGATGTGACATCTTGGTCAAGGCTGAG TTTCTCAACGGTGCCGGCAACAGCCCCAAGGACCGTGTTGCCCTCAGTATCATTGAAATG GCTGAAGAGAAAGGTTTGCTTGTTCCCAACTCTGGCGACACCATCTACGAGGGCACCGTTGGCAGCACTGGCATTTCCCTGGCCGCAATTTGCAGAGCGCGTGGCTACAAAGCGCACAT CTGCATGCCAAACGACATGGCAGTCGAGAAATCCGACATCCTGTTGAAGCTGGGCGCAGAAGTCGAGAGAGTCAAGCCGGCACCTATCGTGGATCAGAAGCAGTTTGTCAATCTTGCGCGAACGCGTGCAGCTGAGCATACTGCCAGTGTCGACAAGCCAGGACGTGGATTGTTTGCCGATCAGTTTGAGACAGAAGCGAACTGGCGTGCACATTTCACCGGTACCGGACCTGAGATCTACGAGCAAACAGGCGGGTCACTGGATGCTTTCGTGAGCGGTGCCGGTACTGGAGGAACCATATCTGGCGTCGCTCTCTTCCTGAAATCGCGTCTGCCGGACATCAAGATTGTGCTCGCTGATCCACCAGGGAGCGGCCTTTTCAACCGCGTCAAGTACGGAGTCATGTTTGACCCAAAAGAACGAGAAGGGACACGCCGGCGCCACCAAGTTGACACGATCGTCGAAGGTATTGGTATCAACCGCGTTACTCACAACTTTGATGTTGGGAGGGAGCTCATTGATGATGCAATCAGGGTGAATGACGACCAGGCAACTGCCATGGCACGCTGGCTGGTTGAACATGACGGCATATTCGTTGGAAGCTCCAGCGCTGTCAACT GCGTGGCTGCTACAAAGCTAGCAAAACAACTGGGTCCCGGCCACCGCATTGTCACACTATTGTGCGACAG TGGTGCAAGACATCTGAGCAAATTCTGGGCTCAGACCAAGCCGGTTGGTGGTGCAGAAAACGACGTGTCTCTTGAGCAGGTTCTCAACACTTAA